In Rutidosis leptorrhynchoides isolate AG116_Rl617_1_P2 chromosome 2, CSIRO_AGI_Rlap_v1, whole genome shotgun sequence, one genomic interval encodes:
- the LOC139890891 gene encoding uncharacterized protein, with the protein MFIMLKRRPIKGRRRKTEEGSVGKTIEKSTSSLSHDIKSGPQGLSRRPSRSAFTTTEAFVRYYALEKAHRLNQSSTGRGVQQFKTPLQQLLERVWLLFAFSNVIASSSDFSIRSVNTMSLLLCHHLLPQFMKMQD; encoded by the exons ATGTTCATCATGTTAAAACGTCGGCC AATTAAGGGGAGAAGGAGAAAAACGGAAGAAGGCAGCGTGGGAAAGACAATAGAGAAGTCAACGTCATCGCTATCCCATGACATAAAATCTGGACCACAAGGCCTTTCAAGAAGACCTTCCCGAAGCGCTTTCACAACCACAGAGGCTTTTG TTCGGTATTATGCACTTGAGAAAGCACACAGATTAAATCAAAGCTCTACTGGTCGTGGTGTTCAACAGTTTAAAACACCTCTTCAGCAACTATTAGAGAGG GTTTGGTTGCTCTTTGCTTTCTCAAACGTTATCGCGTCCTCCAGTGATTTCTCAATTCGTTCAGTGAATACAATGTCTCTTCTTCTTTGCCATCATCTTCTTCCACA ATTCATGAAGATGCAGGATTAA